Genomic DNA from Magnolia sinica isolate HGM2019 chromosome 4, MsV1, whole genome shotgun sequence:
ATAGATTGGAGAGGCTGGGGAGGGGCTTTTTATGAAAGGGAGCGGAAGAGAAAAAGATGTTTCATCTGCTGAAGTGGAAGTTTGCCTCATACGGAAGAGGGAGTGGGCATTTGGAAGTTGGAGCTTATGAACTTAATGCTGCTTGGCAAGTGGCTTTGGTGCTTCAGCTCAGAAGACAACAATTTGTGGAGGCAAGTGATTGCGTGCAAGTTTGATCTCCAGGAAGGAGAATGGGGGACAAAGATTCTTCATTATATAGGGCCATTGCGATCCAGAAGGCAGTTGGAAGGATGGGATCTAGGTTTAAGGAGGGCGTTAGATTCGTTTTGGGAGATGGGAAAAGGATTCGTTTCTAGAAGGACGTGTGGGCTGGGGAGAAGACCCCCAAAGAATAGTTTTCAAGGTTGGTTAGGCTAGCTTTGGTTGGAACATCCCATAGCTTGGTGCTTTTTCATGTCCAGCGATGTAGCAGTTTGGAACCCCCCTCTCCCACCTATGTAGGAGGAAGTTGTCTGACAAGGAGCTCGACGACTTCGTTCGGCTTTTGGAGCGTTTGCATGGCTATCTCCTGTTTGTTGAGGAGATATTGTTTGGTGGGGAACACGAATAGTTCAGGCTGGTTTTTGGTCTGTTTGTTCTATGGTATGATGTTTGGGTCCTCATCCAGGGTGCATGGTGAGCATACATTCTTCGTGTGGCATTGCGGAGCTCCCCATAAGGTTGTGGCTTTTACTTGGTTGGTGGGAAGGAGGGTATTAACGATCGGCAACCTTCAGAAAAAGGAGGCTGGTCCTCGACATCTGTGTTATGTGTGAGGCCCTCAACACAGCAAAGCCCAGCAGCTCCATGCAAAAATGAAATGTAGCTGGCAGCAAATGGGGGTCATGGTTATGATCATAGAACCAACCATGCCCATACCAAATCCATAGTTGCATGCTTGTACATTTGCTCGATCTACTAAGATTGATTATTGCACTGATATTTGGCCCCACTTCATCTAGGTGCTATTATGGACTCCTTCGAGTGCCAATTGCGCAAGATGGTCTCTAGAATGGGTAGAGGAGGTTTGAGGTCAGGTGAGCAGCCGGTTGTTGAACTTTGTTGAGGAACTCAAATAGCAATGACAAGGCTATTACGACATTGATGACTTCATGGAGATAGATTGATGAGGAGGTCCAGTGAAGGTCTTGAAGACTTTATTTGGGCAGATTGTTAGACTTGCTAACTCCCTAGTTTGCTTAGTCCGTGCGACACTTATACAATGCCCTAATGCTAATCAAGTTATCCCACCACCCATGTGCACAAACCAAATGAAATGCACCATACTTGCCAGGAATGCTAGAGAACATGGGAGTGAATGGGAATGTTCTTTGTCTGGCACTATGAACAGAAGATTAAATAAGTCCCCAAACGAGGGGCTTAATTGTATACAGACCTTGGAACTTTCTAGCAACGTTACATTAATGGGGTGAATTGTCTCACGTGGCATTCATCTAATGGTCTAGAACCATCTAGAACTTCTAGACTATTCCACACTTCTCCTAGCTGCCAAAACTCACTGGGGATCTCTAAAACATTCTAAAGATCTTTACACAGTTTACCAATGATCTATAATCTACTCTAGAATTCTCAACTCTTCTACTATGCACAGGCCTCTCCATTTAAGGAAAAGTAGAGCCAAGAATGACTAAGCATATGGAATAACCTCCATGCCTGCGAAATGATACTCCATAGGATTGCAGAGCTGAACAACACAGCTCAAATACAAATATCTTTTTTGAGTAAAATTTGAACCAACCTGTAAGGACCAGAGAATCATCTATTACCTTAATGGATTATCGACGACTCCACCATGCAGTAATTTAAAGGGTAGCCAATGATATTGTGGAAGCTCTGACCAAGGAGAGGGGTGCTTGGGATTTGccttgaaattatttttattttctttgttagaATCACTATCTTCACATTGTAATTTTACCCTTTTTCTGAATAATGTCTCtgccatttttttaaaaggagaaaATTGGGACAACACTCGTAAAGTTCTGCTGTTTACTCAAATGATTTTTGTTACTTGGCTGTAGTAATGACTCATATGGTTTTCTGTCGATGTTCTTCCATTAATATTCTGGTTATGTCCCCTCTACGTGCAGTattctgttcatttgttttgaacTGAAACTGTTGAATTGATGACGGAAGTACCCTGAACTGTTGAATTCCATTGTTTACCACCAACACCACATCATTGTCgtggtcatcatcatcattatttttgCATTGTTCTTGAATACTTAAATTTACTTACCCTCTTGCTGCGGGCTGTGGATGGATTTCAGAAGCTGGTGGGGTGGTGACGGATGCTGCAGGGAATCCGTTGGATTTCTCAAAGGGAAAGTACTTGGATCTTGAAAAGGGCATCATCGTCACCAATCAAAAGCTGATGCCAGTGCTCTTGAATGCAGTGCAAGACGCAGTGAGAGAGCAATCTCAAGCTGCCTCAACCTTGTAAGCCAATTCGTGGGGGGTTGCTGGGAAAGAAGAAACATTTTTCTAGGCTCTCTAATATTCTACAGTATTTCAACCCTTTTTTACATTCTGTAAAAACAACCAATTTTGGTTTTTAGCTCTCAGTTTAGTTGGTTGAAAGCGACCATTTTCAGTTTTCAGCTCTCAGTTTGATATTGTTGGCTTTTGAATAAAAATCTTCAAGCACAATGTCACCTTTGTTGGAAGGCATGTAAACAAACGATAACATGCACCTGATATTCTGTAGGCGTCTTTTTGCCTCTGCCTTCCTTTCAAGTGGTCTCTAGATGTTAGTCTCTTCAGCCGTAGGTTTGGCCCATTTTATGGCATCCCTTTGACAGCAATCTCAGTTGTGGTCTCTGCAAGCAGGAGAAAAATGCTTGCAGCTGTACACATCTTGCAAGCACCAACATATGCTGCACCAGCAGCTGTTCATAAGGTAGACCCTATGGTTTAAGTACCCCTAGACCCAAATATCTggctattcatcaagtgggcctcatggaggAAGCACCCTGGTCCAATAATCCGGACACAGGTAAACCTGAAACTCATTTCATGTCCTGGAGGTCTTTTAACCTTGGCTTAGGATCGGATCCCGGCTCCATGTCCCATAAGGTCATTTTACGGTTGGGCTCGACCAATGCAGAGATTGGATCTCGTACAAGTTCCAGATTAACACGTGGTATAGACAGGCTCTCTACACTCGTGTGGGTGTAGCAAACCTCGTTTGATTACTAGAGtaattaatatataattatataatattcCTATTAAATTAATTTgacctttaaaataaaataaaataaaataaatttaacgGGGTCCATCATACTGGACTCAAAACTCGAGCCTTTCTTTTAAAGGGGCCGTCTGTGTTCGTAGAGATTCAGGTGCGTGCTACAGCCGTAATTGGATATACTAGGGGCCTGTTTGGTCAACCTTAATTTCAGCACTTAATAGATGAAAAAAAAGGAGCTCATTTTCAGTGATTTTTTCAAATTCAGACCGCttgataaattcaaaattttaagtgCTCAATTTTGGATTTTCACCGAAAACATAGGTTTAATTTTACGCTTACTTCTTTTCAATTAACACTTAAAATAAGTGAttttgagttatatatatatatatatatatatatatatatatatatatatatatatatatgggaaaaggttctatacggtcgagctcatgggaactctctgtgaggttgagctgtgtgggccccaccatgatgtatgtcgaacatctaccccatcagtcagatgcaccattccatattgggtcacaccacatacaaaaatcaagtcaatccgtgacttgtgtgggtcacaccatatacaaaagttgagaggggttaccctccattaaaacattcataatcattttttgggcccaccgagaagtggttcaaaaatccagcccatccattatgtgtgtcccacttggatgaggggtcagaccaagttttagacgcatccaaatttcgggtgggccccaccaagtgcttttatatattttaggccagtcttcacatgattttagatggtatggcccacctgagttccgtatacggctgattttttggacccatcatgatgtatgtgttatatccatccaTCTTgctacatcattttagggcatgagctaaaaaaatgtggcagatccaaagcaCACCAAAGAGCTGTGGGGACAATAACGCTCACCCCTTGATACCTTAAACCTTCCTAGTgctcgtaaggtcacacagacctggatgaagtgaaaatacaaatatcagcttatatCCGAAACTTCAATTGTAGGCCTACAATCTCCACTCGTTTTTGTTGCGGTccttcggatctgcctcattttttttggctcatgaaaAAATGGATGTTGCAAATGTTTCCATGCACCCGGTTGCATTTGGAGTCGTGACATCCAGACCTGGACCTGTACCTCATTTGGTCGAGTCCACTTCTCTTCAGCAATCCGTGGTCAGTGAACATCTGGGACTGGACGTACCCTTCTGCAATTGatcttgcccatccattttttgcaTGTCATTGACTTTATGGTTTTGAATCATGAGATCAGTAAGTTCTTTTCACAGATAAGATATTTGATCAGAGCATTTTTGTCTACTGATGGCGAGAATTATGAGAATCGAATGCAATTCATgggccctttttatttttatttttattaattattattttaatacacTTACTGGGAATTAGTATGGTTACATGAACTGCGTTTACAGTTATCTTCCCTAGTAAATAAAGGACTCTTGAGCTTTGCATAGAAAAGGCCTTTCCTTCATCCTTCCATGTATAAAGAGCTTGATCTATATAGGTACCTCAGGAGGGTAGTCCTCTGGATGTTTCTCAACCGTCTGCCGGAGCAATCTCTCTTGCTCACGAAGGTTGGTTGGAAGATCGTTATACACGTCTGTGAACATGTCTGCAAGTGGAGGTTTCTCTGCTCTCTCCGCATATTGAATTGCATGCAATAACTGTGAAAATTGGTTGAACTAACAGTATGAAGGATGTGATGgaagcatagttctaaaactctcATGACTCGATTTGACCAGATATCAAGCCAAGTCAACATGACCCAGCTAGCTAGCAATTGGAATCGAGTTTTCAAGGTTTTAAACTAGGGATGAACATCAAAGAAGTATAATAAAGGTACAGATGCAAATaatggaaagaagagaagaagtaaTGTGAATTTGAGTCATGGAGTATCACCTTATTTCTCACATTGCTTCGCAACTCTGATTCAGCTGCATCGTTCCACCAACCGTTGCTTTCCACCCATTTTCTAAATCTAGTCACAGGATCCCGGTTCGTTCTCCAGTATTCGATTTCATCGATTGAGCGGTACTTGGTGGAGTCATCTGATGTGGAATGATGACTGACCCGATAAGTCAGCGCCTGGCATTTCAGGAGGAAATAGGAGGGTAAGAAGTTGTACACACAAAACTTCATTTCACAGATGTTCGATATGTTAATTACAAAGAGGTGTTATACTATGATGCTCCATAGAAAGAAACAGTTCTTTTTGCTCAATCCAGAAATAGGGGCCAGGCCTACCTTCCGTTAATCTAATCCATTGATTTCATTAGTCACATCATAGGAAGGGTCATGCCCAAATATCTCCCCACCAGtatgatcttagccatccaacaAAAATTAGAATATGACCAATGGTCCATGCTTAATGGGACCATTTGGGGGTTAGGaaaaggtggatcccacgtgcACAATTTATTAGCCCGAGCTAATGCTtgatcaaatattgtatatttcctcgAAATTATTAGTACCATAAGGGTATCGAATGCACCTCAATGAAGATTGGTTTTGATCCACTTATGGCCATTTCACGGGCAGCTCGGACTGCATTGTAGACGGCAAGGGCATCATTTCCATCTACACGGATACTCTGAATTCCATAAGCTGGACCTTTAACAACTGTACCATCACCTATCAATTTCAAGATTAAAAATGATGAGCTTCTTCATTCAAGTTGGTCTTACAAGCAACGATTTTACGTGAATATGCAATGGCCCAGTACTTCGAAACTGTTCTGATATAGGGGTACTAATCGCCCATCCATTGTTGCGACAGAAAAAAATAACAGGGACTTCCATAACAGCTGCAAAATTCATGGCGGCATGGAAATCTCCCTAACATAACACAAACATATCAGGAAAGAATCGATAAATCAAAATTCTATTGATTTCAGTTTAGTGTTGGTTATATATCTACCTCACTTGTGCCACCGTCTCCAAAATAAGTGACTGTGCAGGCATTCTTCTGGTCCATTTTCAGCGAATAAGCAGCTCCGACAGCATGGGGAATCTGTGTGCTGATAAACACGAACCATGAGAAACGTTCGTGATTCTAATCTCTTCACTGTAGTTGGGAAACAGTAAGATCTTTATAGACAGAGCCTCTCTATAGCTACTTGTGAATGTAGGATTTCGAATCATACTCTCCATATGGAGACCAGtctgctcatcaagtgggccccaccgcaaATGTGCCATGGCTGGAAAATTAGGCTGGTCCAGTCATCAGGTTGGACCCACGTGTACGTTGCCTGCAAACCACTGGTCGATTCCTTTTAAATTCATTTGATACGTACAAGTCTGGACCACTGGATGACTGGACTGGCCCGATTTCCAGGCCaccacattacagtggggcctcTTGATGAACAACCCAGATGGTGCACACGCATGCCAGATCGGCGCACGTGGAAGAGAGTGACTCAAAATCCTATGCTTGTGTGTAGCCACCTCTCTCTTATATGAATTGTGGTGAAGGCCATGGCAGCTTACGCAATTGGTGACGATATTGTGAAGTAATTTAGCCTTTTAGACCCGTAATGTATCGGCATCTGCCGTCCTTTCCCATAATCAGCCTTATTACCGAAACACTGGTTTGCGAATTCTTGCAGAGTGAAACCGCGCCATAAGAGAATACCAGGTTCCCTGTACTGCATTCACATCAAAGTTGTCCGCATAAAATCCGCATGGCACAGTTTAAGATGGGTCAGTTCCAGATATCACGGAATGATggaatgaaagaaatagaaaagagGAAATATACAATGTTCAATCCTGCATTTGCTCGGTGCAATAAACTGGTTGCAGCCCACCTTTCGTCTATCTACATAAtccatacagtgggcccatggtGGACAGGAAATCCAAGGTATCTTCCACaacagatgatcttaaccatcagaATGGGACCCCGTTAAATGCGAACCATGGGTTGTAAGGATGGCTAGGACATCATGGGTCCACAAGGTCAGCATCCTAGCTTCCCAAAAGGCAGACCAAACCAGAATCATTGCTGGTTTGAACAAGAGAATACTGTTTCTTTCAGTCGAGCATCATCCAAGACCTGATAAGAAGATGGTTATTCAATTTTATATTTCCTGGTGACCTGTGGAAAAATGACGTCATCGATGGTGAGCGCGGCTGCAGATGCAATGTTAATAGCCTCTTCTCCAATCGTGGTGAGATAAAATGAAATTCTT
This window encodes:
- the LOC131242633 gene encoding 2-oxoisovalerate dehydrogenase subunit alpha 2, mitochondrial-like isoform X1, which codes for MAGLFTRSRPTTHLLIRKIGLLENLKQVFGYSSLPHLQITSPKGPIHGTGKNPDAVSDNPMTLFSVRRFASIRAGEEHATQHDNDENRVLDFPGGGVTLTAEMNFISESPETRTHCYRVLDNNGQPIAGSSFQQVSKEVALKMYGDMVTLQIMDTIFYEAQRQGRISFYLTTIGEEAINIASAAALTIDDVIFPQYREPGILLWRGFTLQEFANQCFGNKADYGKGRQMPIHYGSKRLNYFTISSPIATQIPHAVGAAYSLKMDQKNACTVTYFGDGGTSEGDFHAAMNFAAVMEVPVIFFCRNNGWAISTPISEQFRSDGTVVKGPAYGIQSIRVDGNDALAVYNAVRAAREMAISGSKPIFIEALTYRVSHHSTSDDSTKYRSIDEIEYWRTNRDPVTRFRKWVESNGWWNDAAESELRSNVRNKLLHAIQYAERAEKPPLADMFTDVYNDLPTNLREQERLLRQTVEKHPEDYPPEVPI
- the LOC131242633 gene encoding 2-oxoisovalerate dehydrogenase subunit alpha 2, mitochondrial-like isoform X2, encoding MAGLFTRSRPTTHLLIRKIGLLENLKQVFGYSSLPHLQITSPKGPIHGTGKNPDAVSDNPMTLFSVRRFASIRAGEEHATQHDNDENRVLDFPGGGVTLTAEMNFISESPETRTHCYRVLDNNGQPIAGSSFQQYREPGILLWRGFTLQEFANQCFGNKADYGKGRQMPIHYGSKRLNYFTISSPIATQIPHAVGAAYSLKMDQKNACTVTYFGDGGTSEGDFHAAMNFAAVMEVPVIFFCRNNGWAISTPISEQFRSDGTVVKGPAYGIQSIRVDGNDALAVYNAVRAAREMAISGSKPIFIEALTYRVSHHSTSDDSTKYRSIDEIEYWRTNRDPVTRFRKWVESNGWWNDAAESELRSNVRNKLLHAIQYAERAEKPPLADMFTDVYNDLPTNLREQERLLRQTVEKHPEDYPPEVPI